The Actinopolyspora erythraea genome has a segment encoding these proteins:
- the asnB gene encoding asparagine synthase (glutamine-hydrolyzing) yields the protein MCGLLGLVCPTEENASNATNAVANALPCQRHRGPDESDTWQGGEVVFGFNRLSVIDVEHSHQPLSWGPPESPGRYTILFNGEIYNYLELRAELTEQYGATFNTDGDSETIIVAYHYLGTSMVGRLRGMFAFLIWDNERHVVFGARDPFGIKPMYYATGPNGVAFASEKKSLLHLAATLGINEDVDRRSLQHYLVLQYVPEPESLHRSIRRIESGTSFTVAPGGQLVTERYFSPNFTAREIHNDGEANRLHNEIVDVMRDSVAKHMRADVTVGAFLSGGIDSTAIAALAKEHNPDLITFTTGFERQGYSEVDVAAESAAAIGVKHVVRTVSAEEMMRTLPLIIWYLDDPVADPALVPLWFIAREARKHVKVVLSGEGADELFGGYSIYREPLSLAPFERVPGSVRKVMGRVSTAIPEGVRGKDLLRRGALPLEERYYGNARIFRDEQLRNLLPDFDPNVSHTDVTAAAYRTSQGWDPVTRMQHVDLFTWLRGDILVKADKVTMANSLELRVPFLDHEVFRTASTIPLEQKITKETTKYALRRALAKVVPGHVLNRRKLGFPVPIRHWLRDEMHDWARDIIKESQTDALLNKPAVLQLLEEHRSGVLDHSRRLWALLVFMIWHGIFVENRLTPEVPEPHYPVKL from the coding sequence GTGTGCGGCCTGCTTGGACTGGTTTGTCCCACCGAAGAGAACGCAAGCAACGCAACGAACGCGGTGGCCAACGCGCTGCCGTGTCAGCGGCACCGAGGACCGGACGAGAGCGACACGTGGCAGGGAGGCGAAGTCGTATTCGGCTTCAACCGCCTGTCGGTCATCGACGTCGAGCATTCGCACCAGCCCTTGAGCTGGGGACCACCGGAGTCACCGGGCCGGTACACGATCCTGTTCAACGGTGAGATCTACAACTACCTGGAGCTGCGGGCCGAGCTGACCGAGCAGTACGGCGCCACGTTCAACACCGACGGCGACAGCGAGACGATCATCGTCGCCTACCACTATCTGGGAACTTCGATGGTGGGCCGGCTGCGCGGGATGTTCGCCTTCCTGATCTGGGACAACGAGCGACACGTGGTCTTCGGTGCGCGGGATCCCTTCGGGATCAAACCGATGTACTACGCGACCGGCCCCAACGGAGTCGCCTTCGCCAGCGAGAAGAAGAGCCTGCTGCACCTGGCGGCCACCCTCGGGATCAACGAGGACGTCGACCGCCGTTCCCTGCAGCACTACCTGGTGCTGCAGTACGTGCCGGAGCCGGAGTCGTTGCACCGCTCGATCCGGCGGATCGAGTCGGGTACCTCGTTCACCGTGGCACCGGGCGGCCAACTGGTCACCGAGCGGTACTTCTCCCCCAACTTCACCGCGCGTGAGATTCACAACGACGGCGAGGCCAACCGGCTGCACAACGAGATCGTCGACGTGATGCGCGACTCGGTCGCCAAGCACATGCGCGCCGACGTCACGGTCGGGGCCTTCCTTTCCGGCGGGATCGACTCGACGGCCATCGCCGCGCTGGCCAAGGAGCACAACCCGGACCTGATCACGTTCACCACCGGGTTCGAGCGGCAGGGCTACTCGGAAGTCGACGTGGCGGCGGAGTCGGCGGCGGCCATCGGCGTCAAGCACGTCGTGCGGACCGTCTCCGCCGAGGAGATGATGCGGACGCTGCCGCTGATCATCTGGTACCTGGACGATCCGGTCGCCGACCCGGCCCTGGTGCCGCTGTGGTTCATCGCCCGGGAGGCGCGCAAGCACGTCAAGGTCGTGCTCTCCGGGGAGGGCGCCGACGAGCTGTTCGGCGGCTACTCGATCTACCGGGAGCCGCTCTCGCTCGCGCCGTTCGAACGCGTCCCCGGCTCGGTCCGCAAGGTGATGGGGCGGGTCTCGACCGCGATCCCCGAAGGGGTGCGCGGCAAGGACCTGCTCCGCAGGGGCGCGCTGCCGCTGGAGGAGCGCTACTACGGCAACGCGCGGATCTTCCGGGACGAGCAGCTGCGGAACCTGCTGCCGGACTTCGACCCGAACGTCTCGCACACCGACGTGACCGCGGCTGCCTACCGGACCTCGCAGGGCTGGGACCCGGTGACCCGGATGCAGCACGTGGACCTGTTCACGTGGCTGCGGGGCGACATCCTGGTCAAGGCCGACAAGGTCACCATGGCCAACTCGCTGGAACTGCGGGTGCCGTTCCTCGACCACGAGGTGTTCCGCACCGCCAGCACGATCCCGCTGGAGCAGAAGATCACCAAGGAGACCACCAAGTACGCGCTGCGCCGCGCGCTGGCCAAGGTGGTGCCCGGCCACGTGCTCAACCGGCGCAAGCTCGGTTTCCCCGTCCCCATCCGGCACTGGCTGCGCGACGAGATGCACGACTGGGCACGCGACATCATCAAGGAGTCGCAGACCGACGCCCTGCTGAACAAACCCGCCGTGCTGCAGCTGCTGGAGGAGCACCGTTCCGGCGTGCTCGACCACAGCCGCAGGTTGTGGGCGCTGCTGGTGTTCATGATCTGGCACGGGATATTCGTGGAGAACCGGCTCACGCCAGAGGTACCGGAGCCCCACTACCCCGTAAAGCTTTGA
- the qcrA gene encoding cytochrome bc1 complex Rieske iron-sulfur subunit: MSGHSSEQHDEERSADEHGAAGAGTNPTDAELAEMSRDEKVRLGLAQDDVELVEYPDPWPVKGTRAERRAERAVAAWFSLAGLSALAFIGVFIFWPWRYVNPLVDERGHFLYSLYNPLIGFFLGLSILSVGIGAILYSKKFMPHETAVQQRHDGHGSSELDRQTTVAELADAGNRSTIARRSMIKRTAGFGAGAFGLGTGVLVLGGMVKNPWAETGPDSLKHTGWMQTDGEKVYLRRNTGDPHDISLVRPQDLSPGGFETVFPFRESERHNEEALLHALRRSDNPTMLIRLRPGDSPVERKGQEDFNYGDYYAYSKICTHLGCPTSLYEAQTGRLLCPCHQSQFDVANSYAKPVFGPATRALPQLPITVDEEGYFVARSDYIEPIGPAYWERNS, from the coding sequence ATGAGCGGACACAGCAGCGAACAGCACGACGAGGAGCGCTCCGCCGACGAGCACGGCGCGGCGGGAGCCGGAACCAACCCGACGGACGCCGAGCTCGCGGAGATGAGCCGGGACGAGAAGGTACGTCTGGGGCTCGCGCAGGACGACGTCGAGCTCGTCGAGTACCCGGATCCCTGGCCGGTCAAGGGAACCCGTGCCGAACGCCGCGCGGAGCGCGCGGTGGCGGCCTGGTTCTCGCTGGCGGGGTTGTCGGCCCTCGCCTTCATCGGCGTGTTCATCTTCTGGCCGTGGCGTTACGTCAACCCGCTGGTCGACGAGCGGGGACACTTCCTGTACTCGCTGTACAACCCGCTGATCGGCTTCTTCCTGGGGCTGTCGATCCTGTCGGTGGGGATCGGGGCCATCCTGTACTCCAAGAAGTTCATGCCGCACGAGACGGCGGTGCAGCAGCGACACGACGGTCACGGCTCCTCCGAACTGGACCGCCAGACCACGGTCGCGGAGCTGGCCGACGCCGGCAACCGCAGCACCATCGCCCGGCGCTCGATGATCAAGCGGACCGCCGGTTTCGGTGCCGGAGCCTTCGGCCTCGGGACCGGTGTGCTCGTGCTCGGCGGCATGGTCAAGAACCCCTGGGCGGAGACGGGCCCCGACTCGCTGAAGCACACCGGCTGGATGCAGACCGACGGGGAGAAGGTCTACCTGCGTCGCAACACCGGTGACCCGCACGACATCTCGCTGGTGCGCCCGCAGGACCTCTCGCCGGGCGGGTTCGAGACGGTCTTCCCGTTCCGGGAGTCCGAACGGCACAACGAGGAGGCGCTGCTGCACGCGTTGCGCCGTTCGGACAACCCGACCATGTTGATCCGACTGCGCCCGGGTGACTCCCCCGTGGAGCGCAAGGGCCAGGAGGACTTCAACTACGGCGACTACTACGCCTACTCGAAGATCTGCACCCACCTCGGGTGCCCCACCTCGCTGTACGAGGCGCAGACCGGTCGCTTGCTCTGCCCGTGCCACCAGTCGCAGTTCGACGTGGCCAACAGCTATGCCAAGCCGGTTTTCGGTCCCGCGACACGGGCGCTGCCGCAGCTGCCGATCACCGTGGACGAGGAGGGCTACTTCGTGGCGCGGAGCGACTACATCGAGCCGATCGGCCCGGCTTACTGGGAGCGGAATTCATGA
- a CDS encoding Lrp/AsnC family transcriptional regulator, with protein MITAFVLIRTAAERLTEAAQEIADIDGVTEVYSCAGDVDLIAMIRASEHERIAEIVPGAINKVEGVLDTDTHIAFRSYSKLDTEATFSIGLES; from the coding sequence GTGATTACCGCGTTCGTGTTGATCCGAACCGCAGCTGAGCGCCTGACCGAGGCCGCCCAGGAGATCGCCGACATCGACGGTGTCACCGAGGTCTACTCCTGCGCGGGTGACGTCGACCTGATCGCGATGATCCGGGCCTCCGAGCACGAGCGGATCGCCGAGATCGTGCCGGGCGCGATCAACAAGGTCGAGGGGGTGCTGGACACCGACACCCACATCGCGTTCCGCTCTTACTCGAAGCTGGACACCGAGGCCACCTTCTCCATCGGCCTGGAGTCCTGA
- the ctaE gene encoding aa3-type cytochrome oxidase subunit III: MRRVTTAAPSISQRVHSLNRPNMVSVGTIVWLASELMFFAGLFAMFFTVKAQNEGHWPPPPSELNVAYALPFTVILVASSFTCQWGVFAAERGDVYGLRRWYMLTLAMGLIFVLGQAGEYHTLITEHHTTMASSAFGTVFYMTTGFHGLHVIGGLIAFVILMIRTRMSKFTPAQAVASIVVSYYWHFVDIVWIGLFMVIYLVP; encoded by the coding sequence ATGCGTCGCGTGACAACGGCAGCGCCCTCAATCAGTCAACGCGTGCACTCGCTGAACCGGCCGAACATGGTCAGCGTGGGCACCATCGTTTGGTTGGCCAGCGAGCTGATGTTCTTCGCGGGGCTTTTCGCCATGTTCTTCACGGTGAAAGCCCAGAACGAGGGTCACTGGCCACCCCCGCCCTCGGAACTCAACGTGGCCTACGCCCTACCGTTCACGGTGATTCTGGTGGCCTCCTCGTTCACCTGCCAGTGGGGTGTGTTCGCGGCGGAGCGCGGCGACGTCTACGGCCTTCGCCGCTGGTACATGCTCACGCTCGCCATGGGACTCATCTTCGTGCTGGGTCAGGCTGGCGAGTACCACACGCTGATCACCGAGCACCACACCACGATGGCCAGCTCGGCGTTCGGCACGGTCTTCTACATGACCACGGGCTTCCACGGGCTGCACGTGATCGGCGGGTTGATCGCGTTCGTGATCCTGATGATCCGCACCAGGATGAGCAAGTTCACGCCGGCCCAGGCGGTGGCCTCGATCGTCGTGTCGTACTACTGGCACTTCGTGGATATCGTGTGGATCGGCCTGTTCATGGTCATCTACCTGGTGCCGTGA
- the qcrC gene encoding cytochrome bc1 complex diheme cytochrome c subunit: MTTNKKRNRAGSKFRRRLSGVLALGIALVAAGGLYSVLLPEPQTATAAEDPALIRQGKELYNNACITCHGENLQGVEDRGPSLIGVGGAAVHFQVSSGRMPLMRQEAQAQRKPPKYSEEEIQALAAYAQAVGGGPEQPEEEGEALQGDDPARGAELFRLNCASCHNFTGRGIALSAGKYAPELAPASEKQIYEAMETGPENMPKFSERQLTPDEKKDIIAYVKSVTDGNNNPGGNALGGYGPGPETVVAWVIGLGSLVGLTLWIGARA, translated from the coding sequence ATGACCACCAACAAGAAACGCAACCGCGCGGGTTCCAAGTTCCGGCGACGGCTTTCGGGTGTGCTGGCGCTCGGGATCGCCTTGGTGGCTGCGGGCGGCCTGTACAGCGTGCTGCTCCCCGAGCCGCAGACCGCCACCGCGGCCGAGGACCCGGCACTGATCAGGCAGGGTAAGGAGCTCTACAACAATGCCTGCATCACTTGCCACGGCGAGAACCTGCAGGGCGTTGAGGATCGGGGCCCCAGCCTGATCGGTGTCGGTGGTGCGGCCGTGCACTTCCAGGTCTCCAGTGGCCGGATGCCGCTGATGCGGCAGGAGGCGCAAGCCCAGCGCAAGCCTCCGAAGTACTCCGAGGAGGAGATCCAGGCGCTGGCAGCCTACGCGCAGGCCGTCGGTGGTGGACCCGAGCAGCCCGAGGAGGAGGGCGAGGCGCTCCAGGGGGACGACCCCGCACGCGGTGCGGAGCTGTTCCGGCTGAACTGCGCTTCCTGCCACAACTTCACCGGGCGCGGTATCGCGCTTTCCGCGGGCAAGTACGCCCCGGAGCTGGCTCCCGCGTCCGAGAAGCAGATCTACGAGGCGATGGAGACCGGACCGGAGAACATGCCCAAGTTCTCCGAGCGCCAGCTCACACCGGACGAGAAGAAGGACATCATCGCCTACGTGAAGTCGGTGACCGACGGCAACAACAACCCCGGCGGCAACGCGCTCGGCGGTTACGGTCCGGGCCCGGAGACGGTCGTCGCCTGGGTCATCGGGCTCGGTAGTCTCGTCGGCCTCACGCTGTGGATCGGAGCCAGGGCATGA
- the qcrB gene encoding cytochrome bc1 complex cytochrome b subunit, whose amino-acid sequence MSSITTPTKSEGALQRAVGQQADEVDKRFHVASGLRRQMNKVFPTHWSFLLGEVALYTFILLLLTGTYLAFFFDPSMAEVQYQGSYTNLRGIEMSRAFASALDISFEVRGGMFARQVHHWAALLFMAAIVAHMLRVFFTGAFRRPRETNWMIGILLFILGMFEGFTGYSLPDDLLSGTGVRIASGIAMSIPVVGTWIHWILFGGEFPGTELIPRFYMMHIFLLPGIILGLIAVHLALVWYQKHTQFPGVGRKESNVVGVRIMPVFATKAGSFFAIVTGVTAIMGGIFQINPIWHLGPYNASQVSAASQPDWYMIWTDGSSRLWPAWEVYLWGEYTIPAVFFPTVLFMGLIFTVALAYPLIERKLTGDEAHHNLVQRPRDVPVRTSLGMMALTFFMVLMISGVNDIIAFKFDISLNAMTWIGRIGLLVGPPIAYFITYRVCIGLQRSDREVLEHGIETGIIKRLPHGEFVEVHQPLGPVDDHGHPVELEYQGAPVPKKMNKLGAAGRPVEGGWLKPDPSVETAALEHARQEEHARQEEHGLEAHQEDVDSEDSERGELVGGRTRQPEE is encoded by the coding sequence ATGAGTTCGATCACTACCCCGACCAAGTCGGAAGGTGCGTTGCAGCGTGCCGTCGGCCAGCAGGCCGACGAGGTCGACAAACGGTTCCACGTAGCCTCGGGCCTGCGTCGGCAGATGAACAAGGTGTTCCCCACGCACTGGTCCTTCCTGCTCGGTGAGGTGGCGCTCTACACCTTCATCCTGCTGCTGCTGACGGGCACCTACCTGGCCTTCTTCTTCGACCCGTCGATGGCCGAGGTGCAGTACCAGGGCTCCTACACCAACCTGCGCGGTATCGAGATGTCCCGCGCCTTCGCCAGCGCGCTGGACATCTCCTTCGAGGTGCGCGGCGGGATGTTCGCCAGGCAGGTGCACCACTGGGCCGCGCTGCTGTTCATGGCCGCGATCGTGGCGCACATGCTGCGGGTGTTCTTCACGGGCGCGTTCCGGCGTCCCAGGGAGACCAACTGGATGATCGGCATCCTGCTGTTCATCCTCGGCATGTTCGAGGGCTTCACCGGCTACTCGCTGCCGGACGACCTGCTGTCCGGCACCGGCGTGCGCATCGCCTCCGGGATCGCGATGTCCATCCCCGTGGTCGGCACCTGGATCCACTGGATCCTGTTCGGCGGGGAGTTCCCCGGCACCGAGCTGATCCCGCGCTTCTACATGATGCACATCTTCCTGCTGCCCGGGATCATCCTCGGGTTGATCGCGGTGCACCTGGCGCTGGTCTGGTATCAGAAGCACACCCAGTTCCCCGGTGTGGGGCGCAAGGAGAGCAACGTCGTCGGCGTCCGGATCATGCCGGTGTTCGCCACCAAGGCGGGCAGCTTCTTCGCCATCGTCACCGGTGTCACGGCCATCATGGGCGGTATCTTCCAGATCAACCCGATCTGGCACCTGGGTCCGTACAACGCCTCGCAGGTGTCGGCCGCCTCGCAGCCGGACTGGTACATGATCTGGACCGACGGTTCCAGTCGGCTCTGGCCTGCCTGGGAGGTCTACCTGTGGGGCGAGTACACGATCCCCGCGGTGTTCTTCCCGACGGTGCTGTTCATGGGGCTGATATTCACCGTCGCCCTCGCCTACCCGCTCATCGAGCGCAAGCTCACCGGCGACGAGGCGCACCACAACCTCGTCCAGCGGCCGAGGGACGTTCCGGTGCGCACCAGCCTGGGCATGATGGCGCTGACCTTCTTCATGGTGTTGATGATCTCGGGTGTCAACGACATCATCGCCTTCAAGTTCGACATCTCGTTGAACGCGATGACCTGGATCGGCAGGATCGGTCTGCTGGTGGGTCCGCCCATCGCGTACTTCATCACCTACCGCGTCTGCATCGGGCTGCAGCGGTCCGACCGCGAGGTGCTGGAGCACGGCATCGAGACCGGCATCATCAAGCGGCTGCCGCACGGTGAGTTCGTCGAGGTGCACCAGCCGCTCGGGCCGGTCGACGACCACGGCCACCCCGTGGAGCTGGAGTACCAGGGCGCCCCGGTGCCCAAGAAGATGAACAAGCTCGGCGCGGCGGGCAGGCCGGTCGAGGGTGGTTGGCTCAAACCGGACCCCTCGGTGGAGACGGCCGCGCTGGAGCACGCCCGCCAGGAGGAACACGCCCGTCAGGAGGAGCACGGCCTGGAGGCGCACCAGGAGGACGTGGACTCCGAGGACTCCGAGCGGGGCGAGCTGGTCGGCGGCAGGACTCGTCAGCCCGAGGAGTGA
- a CDS encoding cytochrome c oxidase subunit 4, producing the protein MRVEAKIFNIITFFFFLSALVYGLWAKEPVGTVALILVGALSLLIGSYFQFVARRIELRPEDRDEAEISDGAGDLGFFSPGSYWPFGLAAASALTGVALAFGHVWMIVLSAGAVLITVSGLVFEYHTGPNHE; encoded by the coding sequence ATGAGGGTCGAAGCCAAGATTTTCAACATCATTACCTTCTTCTTCTTCCTGTCGGCCCTGGTCTACGGGCTCTGGGCCAAGGAACCCGTGGGTACGGTGGCGCTGATCCTGGTCGGTGCGCTGTCGTTGCTGATCGGCAGCTACTTCCAGTTCGTGGCACGGCGCATCGAGCTGCGTCCGGAGGACCGCGACGAGGCCGAGATCAGCGACGGCGCGGGTGACCTCGGGTTCTTCAGCCCCGGCAGCTACTGGCCCTTCGGGCTGGCGGCCGCTTCGGCCCTGACCGGTGTGGCGCTCGCCTTCGGGCACGTGTGGATGATCGTGCTCAGCGCCGGAGCGGTGCTGATCACCGTGTCCGGTCTGGTCTTCGAGTACCACACCGGACCCAACCACGAGTGA
- the trpD gene encoding anthranilate phosphoribosyltransferase translates to MQTATTTWPDLLNRLVSGEDLAVSDTAWAMDQVMTGEATPARVAAFAVALRAKGETSSEITGMADAMLSHARQLEVPRRAVDVVGTGGDRAGTVNISTMTSIVLAACGATVVKHGNRAASSNCGTADVLEELGVAIDLPPAGVAQCVAELGIGFCFAGLFHPAMKHASAPRREIGIPTAFNVLGPLTNPARPSTGLIGCADRRLAPVMAEVFARRGHSVLLVSGDDGMDEITTTTSTTVWIIGDGRIRQERIEPTELGLPLVEAEQLRGGDATVNAGVVRDLLDGHRGPVRDAVLLNTAGALAAYEGPVTDLNERLGHGLERAAEAIDSGAAARLLDSWTELSGKLRGDG, encoded by the coding sequence GTGCAGACAGCGACAACGACCTGGCCCGACCTGCTGAACCGGCTCGTCTCCGGTGAGGACCTCGCCGTGTCGGATACCGCCTGGGCCATGGACCAGGTCATGACCGGCGAAGCCACCCCGGCCCGAGTCGCGGCGTTCGCGGTCGCACTGCGCGCCAAGGGGGAGACCTCCTCCGAGATCACCGGCATGGCCGACGCGATGCTCTCGCACGCGCGTCAGCTGGAGGTCCCCCGTCGTGCGGTCGACGTGGTCGGCACCGGCGGGGACCGTGCCGGCACGGTCAACATCTCCACGATGACCTCGATCGTGCTGGCGGCCTGCGGGGCGACGGTGGTCAAGCACGGCAACCGCGCGGCGTCCTCGAACTGCGGCACCGCCGACGTCCTCGAAGAACTCGGAGTCGCGATCGACCTGCCTCCGGCCGGCGTCGCGCAGTGCGTGGCCGAGCTGGGAATAGGCTTCTGCTTCGCGGGCCTGTTCCATCCGGCCATGAAGCACGCCTCGGCCCCCCGGCGGGAGATCGGGATCCCCACCGCGTTCAACGTGCTCGGGCCGTTGACCAACCCGGCCCGCCCCAGCACCGGCCTGATCGGTTGTGCGGACCGGAGGCTGGCTCCGGTGATGGCCGAGGTCTTCGCACGACGTGGCCACTCGGTGCTGCTGGTCAGCGGCGATGACGGCATGGACGAGATCACCACCACCACGAGCACCACCGTCTGGATCATCGGCGACGGCCGGATCCGACAGGAGCGAATCGAGCCCACCGAGCTGGGGCTGCCGCTGGTCGAGGCCGAACAGCTGCGGGGCGGCGACGCCACGGTGAACGCGGGTGTGGTGCGCGACCTGCTGGACGGCCACCGGGGCCCGGTCCGCGACGCCGTGCTGCTGAACACCGCAGGCGCGCTGGCCGCCTACGAAGGCCCCGTCACCGACCTGAACGAGCGGCTGGGGCACGGCCTGGAACGCGCCGCCGAGGCCATCGACTCGGGTGCCGCCGCACGCCTGCTCGACTCCTGGACGGAGCTCTCCGGCAAGCTTCGGGGGGACGGGTGA
- the ctaC gene encoding aa3-type cytochrome oxidase subunit II: MALKDGTRVPRLVKVGGLVGLVCVVATGCSPDQVLRFGWPTGVTSDADAMRQLWTWSVIAALAVGVLVWGLIFWTVTFHRKKSDELPRQFQYNNPLEIIYTVIPFVMVVVLFYFTATTQQEVQAEEEPDVAVDVISFQWNWEFRYPGYTTPDGEAVSTVGTTNWTPLLVLPTDSNVEYRLSSKDVIHSFFVPKFHFKRDTFPHPDKNNQDNVFQNTIDREGSFVGRCAELCGTYHSMMNFEVRALSPDKFERFMELRTRVNPSTGQPYTTAEALTEMDCGELCAPNSVTTIPFDPDRQNSTPQTQGGQTVGTGD, encoded by the coding sequence GTGGCCCTGAAAGACGGGACCCGAGTGCCACGGCTGGTCAAGGTCGGTGGACTGGTCGGCTTGGTGTGTGTCGTGGCCACGGGCTGCTCGCCTGACCAGGTCCTGCGGTTCGGCTGGCCCACCGGTGTCACCAGTGACGCCGATGCCATGCGCCAGCTGTGGACCTGGTCGGTGATCGCGGCTCTCGCGGTGGGTGTACTGGTGTGGGGGCTGATCTTCTGGACGGTGACCTTCCACCGCAAGAAGAGTGACGAGCTGCCTCGTCAGTTCCAGTACAACAACCCGCTCGAGATCATATACACGGTCATCCCCTTCGTGATGGTCGTCGTGCTGTTCTACTTCACGGCCACCACCCAGCAGGAGGTGCAGGCCGAGGAGGAGCCCGACGTCGCCGTCGACGTGATCTCGTTCCAGTGGAACTGGGAGTTCCGCTACCCCGGCTACACCACGCCGGACGGGGAAGCGGTCAGCACCGTCGGCACGACCAACTGGACTCCGCTGCTGGTGCTGCCGACCGACTCCAACGTGGAGTACCGGCTCAGCTCCAAGGACGTCATCCACTCGTTCTTCGTCCCCAAGTTCCACTTCAAGCGGGACACCTTCCCGCACCCGGACAAGAACAACCAGGACAACGTCTTCCAGAACACGATCGACCGTGAGGGATCGTTCGTCGGACGTTGCGCGGAACTTTGCGGCACCTACCACTCGATGATGAACTTCGAGGTCCGTGCGCTCTCGCCGGACAAGTTCGAGCGCTTCATGGAGCTGCGTACGCGGGTGAACCCCAGCACGGGCCAGCCCTACACCACGGCCGAGGCGTTGACCGAGATGGACTGCGGCGAGCTCTGCGCCCCGAACTCGGTGACGACGATCCCGTTCGATCCCGACCGGCAGAACTCGACGCCGCAGACCCAGGGTGGTCAGACAGTCGGCACGGGCGACTGA
- a CDS encoding metallophosphoesterase family protein yields MVVTGDIADSGAANEQRRATEPLDPPFPVSGCPDNQNDRASYRESLFGEPGTTMPINRAHRAGGTLFVLCDSTIPGRADGLLDDDTLDWLEHTLRQAPPKQPVPLGPHHPLVKPHKPYVDGIGQHRGERLAELVERFPAVAAVPRGHAQTATTTFAGKPLVVTPGLASGLKLPGTMKGCWTSGHTTRTGVPRA; encoded by the coding sequence GTGGTGGTAACCGGCGACATAGCCGACAGCGGCGCCGCGAACGAGCAGCGGCGGGCCACCGAACCGCTCGACCCGCCCTTCCCGGTGTCCGGCTGCCCGGACAACCAAAACGACCGGGCCTCCTACCGCGAATCGCTGTTCGGAGAACCCGGTACCACCATGCCGATCAACCGGGCGCACCGCGCGGGCGGAACGCTGTTCGTGCTCTGCGACTCCACGATTCCCGGACGTGCGGACGGACTGCTGGACGACGACACGCTCGACTGGCTGGAGCACACGCTCCGGCAGGCCCCTCCGAAGCAGCCGGTGCCGCTGGGCCCGCACCATCCGTTGGTGAAACCGCACAAGCCCTACGTGGACGGGATCGGGCAGCATCGCGGTGAGCGTCTCGCGGAGCTGGTCGAACGGTTCCCCGCGGTCGCGGCGGTGCCGCGCGGACACGCGCAGACCGCCACCACCACTTTCGCCGGAAAACCGCTGGTGGTGACTCCGGGGCTCGCATCGGGACTGAAGCTGCCCGGGACGATGAAAGGGTGCTGGACCAGCGGGCACACCACCAGGACCGGCGTTCCACGCGCTTGA